One stretch of Burkholderia oklahomensis C6786 DNA includes these proteins:
- a CDS encoding N-formylglutamate amidohydrolase, producing the protein MVTFNRNTVALDERFACFVAQPLAATLPIVVDSPHSGIAYPPDFGAVAPRDAILTSWDAFVDELWAGAPERGGALIGARFPRAYIDPNRAVTDIDAALLAEPWPEPLAPQSYTQRGMGLIRRYALPGVPLYDRKLSLAEVRHRIDTYYLPYRRALADAAEPLYAKHGALWHVDCHSMKSRGNAMNVDANAARPDVVVSDRLGTTADPAFTRWTADWFAREGYRVQVNTPYQGGDLLTALAAPARRRHSIQIEFNRALYMDEAAFDKHAGFGALKRAVDAYLDALAGHVRAQLPACSGEGESQ; encoded by the coding sequence ATGGTGACGTTTAATCGCAACACCGTCGCGCTGGACGAGCGCTTCGCCTGCTTCGTCGCGCAACCGCTCGCCGCCACGCTGCCGATCGTCGTCGATTCGCCGCACAGCGGGATCGCGTATCCGCCCGACTTCGGCGCCGTCGCGCCGCGCGACGCGATCCTCACGTCATGGGACGCTTTCGTCGACGAGCTGTGGGCAGGCGCCCCCGAGCGCGGCGGCGCGCTGATCGGCGCGCGCTTTCCGCGCGCGTACATCGATCCGAACCGCGCCGTCACCGACATCGACGCCGCGCTCCTCGCCGAGCCGTGGCCCGAGCCGCTCGCGCCGCAGTCGTACACGCAGCGCGGGATGGGCCTCATCCGCCGCTACGCGCTGCCGGGCGTGCCGCTCTACGACCGCAAGCTGTCGCTCGCCGAGGTGCGCCACCGGATCGACACGTACTACCTGCCGTACCGGCGCGCGCTCGCGGACGCGGCCGAGCCGCTCTATGCGAAGCACGGCGCGCTGTGGCACGTCGACTGCCATTCGATGAAGTCGCGCGGCAACGCGATGAACGTCGACGCGAACGCCGCGCGCCCCGACGTCGTCGTCAGCGACCGGCTCGGCACGACGGCCGATCCGGCGTTCACGCGATGGACGGCCGACTGGTTCGCGCGCGAGGGCTACCGCGTGCAGGTCAACACGCCATACCAGGGCGGCGATTTGCTGACCGCGCTCGCCGCGCCCGCGCGGCGCCGTCACAGCATCCAGATCGAATTCAACCGCGCGCTGTACATGGACGAAGCCGCGTTCGACAAGCACGCGGGCTTCGGCGCGCTCAAGCGCGCCGTCGACGCCTACCTGGACGCGCTCGCCGGCCATGTGCGCGCGCAACTGCCGGCGTGCTCCGGCGAAGGGGAATCGCAATGA
- the gabD gene encoding NADP-dependent succinate-semialdehyde dehydrogenase: MNTDHETLALKDPALLRGRAFVAGEWQAADGGATFEVRNPATGALVGTVPAMGAAETRRAIDAANAAWPAWRKRTAKERAAILRKWHDLMIAHADDLALILTTEQGKPLAEAKGEIGYAASFLEWFAEEGKRVYGDTIPTHAADKRIVVTKEPVGVCAAITPWNFPAAMITRKVGPALAAGCPIVVKPAEATPFSALAMAVLAERAGVPAGVFSVVTGDPKAIGGELTSNPIVRKLSFTGSTPVGRLLMAQCAPTVKKVSLELGGNAPFIVFDDADLDAAVDGAIASKYRNSGQTCVCTNRFYVHEKVYDAFAEKLSAAVAKLKVGLGTEAGVVQGPLINEAAVTKVESHIADALDKGARVTTGGKRHALGHGFFEPTVLTGVTPDMKVAKEETFGPLAPLFRFSTDDEAIRHANDTEFGLAAYFYSRDIGRVWRVAESLEYGMVGINTGIISNEVAPFGGVKQSGLGREGSHYGIDDYVVIKYMCVAV; the protein is encoded by the coding sequence ATGAATACAGATCACGAAACCCTTGCACTGAAAGATCCCGCGCTGCTGCGCGGGCGCGCGTTCGTCGCGGGCGAATGGCAGGCCGCCGACGGCGGCGCGACGTTCGAAGTCCGCAATCCGGCGACGGGCGCGCTGGTCGGCACGGTGCCCGCGATGGGCGCGGCCGAGACGCGCCGCGCGATCGACGCGGCGAACGCCGCGTGGCCCGCGTGGCGCAAGCGCACCGCGAAGGAGCGCGCGGCGATCCTGCGCAAGTGGCACGATCTGATGATCGCGCACGCGGACGACCTCGCGCTGATCCTCACGACCGAGCAGGGCAAGCCGCTCGCGGAAGCGAAGGGCGAGATCGGCTATGCGGCGTCGTTCCTCGAATGGTTCGCGGAAGAAGGCAAGCGCGTGTACGGCGACACGATCCCGACGCACGCCGCCGACAAGCGGATCGTCGTGACGAAGGAGCCGGTCGGCGTGTGCGCGGCGATCACGCCTTGGAACTTTCCGGCGGCGATGATCACGCGCAAGGTCGGCCCGGCGCTCGCGGCGGGCTGCCCGATCGTCGTGAAGCCGGCCGAGGCGACGCCGTTCTCGGCGCTCGCGATGGCGGTGCTCGCCGAGCGCGCGGGCGTGCCGGCCGGCGTGTTCAGCGTCGTCACCGGCGACCCGAAGGCGATCGGCGGCGAGCTGACGTCGAACCCGATCGTGCGCAAGCTGTCGTTCACCGGCTCGACGCCCGTCGGGCGCCTGCTGATGGCGCAATGCGCGCCGACCGTGAAGAAGGTGTCGCTCGAGCTCGGCGGCAATGCGCCGTTCATCGTGTTCGACGATGCGGATCTCGATGCGGCGGTCGACGGCGCGATCGCGTCGAAGTACCGCAACAGCGGGCAGACGTGCGTATGCACGAACCGCTTCTACGTGCACGAGAAGGTCTACGACGCGTTCGCCGAGAAGCTGTCCGCGGCCGTCGCGAAGCTGAAGGTCGGGCTCGGCACCGAGGCGGGCGTCGTGCAGGGGCCGCTCATCAACGAAGCAGCCGTGACGAAGGTCGAATCGCACATCGCGGACGCGCTCGACAAGGGCGCGCGCGTGACGACGGGCGGCAAGCGCCACGCGCTCGGCCACGGCTTCTTCGAGCCGACCGTGCTGACGGGCGTCACGCCCGACATGAAGGTCGCGAAGGAAGAGACGTTCGGGCCGCTCGCGCCGCTCTTCAGGTTCTCGACCGACGACGAAGCGATCCGCCATGCAAACGACACCGAGTTCGGCCTCGCCGCGTATTTCTACAGCCGCGACATCGGCCGCGTGTGGCGCGTCGCGGAATCGCTCGAATACGGGATGGTCGGCATCAACACCGGGATCATTTCGAACGAGGTCGCGCCGTTCGGCGGCGTCAAGCAGTCGGGCCTCGGCCGCGAAGGATCGCACTACGGGATCGACGACTACGTCGTGATCAAGTACATGTGCGTCGCCGTGTGA
- a CDS encoding cation:proton antiporter, translating into MADWILQLCIVIVMASVLGALAQRLGQGRVVGELLAGLLLGPSAFGALTMGGLGMQLGQDSAAILTRLGELGLVFLMFQTGMHITWKIPQKRSAALVASVVAGFGMMLPFATGCAIAVASSGAFQPQASPLAYVLFCGIALSVSALPVMMRIVSDARIASRPAATLSILAATLTDALSWLILAAVGAIATSGLSPASTVRAVCLLIVFFVVSITLVRKIVFWLLDRARRAGSDSATLICALCYVLLSSWAASRLGFHSAFGALVAAACLSGRDDLRQLWNARFAGLADLVLIPLFFVSMGLQASFSALDTGAAWGWLVVFLIGGVAAKFGGCYAGARLCGIDRAEATLIGVLMNCRGTVELMVLAIGLQLRIIPASLYTVLLIATLTMTWLSAMATHRLAKRRTQEPSHRAADDSPAGIRSTQTREAGHDARVPGLPEASRSSR; encoded by the coding sequence ATGGCTGACTGGATACTGCAACTGTGCATCGTGATCGTCATGGCATCCGTGCTCGGCGCGCTCGCGCAGCGGCTGGGGCAAGGCCGCGTCGTCGGCGAGCTGCTCGCCGGGCTGCTGCTCGGCCCGTCCGCGTTCGGTGCGCTCACCATGGGCGGACTCGGTATGCAGCTCGGCCAGGATTCGGCCGCGATTCTCACGCGGCTCGGCGAACTCGGGCTCGTGTTCCTGATGTTCCAGACGGGCATGCACATTACCTGGAAGATTCCGCAAAAGCGCTCGGCCGCGCTCGTCGCGAGCGTCGTCGCGGGATTCGGAATGATGTTGCCGTTCGCGACCGGCTGCGCGATCGCGGTCGCGTCGTCCGGCGCGTTCCAGCCGCAGGCATCGCCTCTCGCCTACGTGCTGTTCTGCGGGATCGCACTCTCCGTTTCGGCGTTGCCGGTCATGATGCGCATCGTCTCGGACGCGCGTATCGCCAGCCGCCCGGCGGCGACGCTGTCGATACTCGCGGCGACCTTGACCGACGCGCTCAGCTGGCTGATTCTCGCTGCCGTCGGCGCGATCGCGACATCGGGCCTGTCGCCGGCGTCGACGGTGCGCGCGGTGTGTCTGCTCATCGTGTTCTTCGTCGTGTCGATCACGCTCGTGCGCAAGATCGTCTTCTGGCTGCTCGATCGTGCGCGCCGGGCCGGCAGCGATTCCGCGACGTTGATCTGCGCGCTGTGCTACGTGCTGCTGTCGTCGTGGGCCGCATCGCGGCTCGGCTTTCACAGCGCGTTCGGCGCGCTCGTCGCGGCCGCCTGCCTGTCGGGCCGGGACGACCTGCGGCAGTTGTGGAACGCGCGCTTCGCGGGACTCGCAGACCTCGTCCTGATTCCGCTGTTCTTCGTCAGCATGGGGCTTCAGGCGTCGTTTTCGGCGCTCGATACGGGCGCGGCGTGGGGCTGGCTCGTCGTCTTCCTGATCGGCGGCGTCGCGGCGAAGTTCGGCGGCTGCTACGCCGGCGCGCGACTATGCGGCATCGATCGCGCGGAGGCGACCTTGATCGGCGTGCTGATGAACTGCCGCGGGACCGTCGAGCTGATGGTGCTCGCGATCGGACTGCAACTGCGGATCATCCCGGCGTCGCTGTATACCGTATTGCTGATCGCGACGCTGACGATGACGTGGTTGAGCGCGATGGCAACCCACCGGCTCGCGAAACGGCGAACTCAGGAGCCATCGCACAGGGCCGCCGACGATTCGCCGGCGGGCATTCGATCGACGCAGACACGCGAAGCGGGCCACGACGCGCGCGTACCTGGATTGCCGGAGGCATCGCGATCGTCGCGATGA
- a CDS encoding 4-aminobutyrate--2-oxoglutarate transaminase: MKNADLHARKNAATPRGVGVMCDFYAARAENAELWDVEGRRFIDFAAGIAVLNTGHRHPKIVKAIAEQLEHFTHTAYQIVPYASYVELAEKINARAPIAQPKKTAFFTTGAEAVENAVKIARAYTGRPGVIAFAGGFHGRTMMGMALTGKVAPYKLGFGPFPGDVFHAPYPNALRGVTTADSIAAVETLFKADIDPKRVAAIIFEPVQGEGGFNPAPADFVRALRKLCDAHGILLIADEVQTGFARTGKLFAMEHYDVSADLMTIAKSLAGGMPLSGVVGRADVMDAAAPGGLGGTYAGNPLAVAAAHAVLDVIDEEKLADRATVLGDRLKAKLAALRADVPQIVDVRGPGAMVAAEFVDPDTRASDAAFTKRVQALALERGLLLLICGVDANVIRFLFPLTIPDAVFDEALGMLESVLKEAVGVPA, translated from the coding sequence GTGAAAAATGCCGATCTGCACGCCCGCAAGAACGCGGCGACGCCGCGTGGCGTCGGCGTGATGTGCGACTTCTACGCCGCGCGCGCCGAGAACGCCGAGCTGTGGGACGTCGAGGGCCGCCGCTTCATCGATTTCGCGGCCGGCATCGCGGTCCTGAACACGGGCCACCGCCATCCGAAGATCGTGAAGGCGATCGCCGAGCAGCTCGAGCACTTCACGCACACCGCGTACCAGATCGTGCCGTACGCGTCGTACGTCGAGCTCGCCGAGAAGATCAACGCGCGCGCGCCGATCGCGCAGCCGAAGAAGACCGCGTTCTTCACGACGGGCGCGGAAGCGGTCGAGAACGCCGTGAAGATCGCGCGCGCGTACACCGGCCGGCCGGGCGTGATCGCGTTCGCGGGCGGCTTCCACGGCCGCACGATGATGGGCATGGCGCTGACGGGCAAGGTCGCGCCGTACAAGCTCGGCTTCGGCCCGTTCCCGGGCGACGTGTTCCACGCGCCGTACCCGAACGCGCTGCGCGGCGTGACGACCGCCGATTCGATCGCCGCCGTCGAGACGCTGTTCAAGGCCGACATCGATCCCAAGCGCGTCGCCGCGATCATCTTCGAGCCGGTGCAGGGCGAAGGCGGCTTCAACCCGGCGCCCGCCGACTTCGTGCGCGCGCTGCGCAAGCTGTGCGACGCGCACGGCATCCTGCTGATCGCCGATGAAGTGCAGACGGGCTTCGCGCGCACGGGCAAGCTGTTCGCGATGGAGCACTACGACGTGTCCGCCGATCTGATGACGATCGCGAAGAGCCTCGCGGGCGGGATGCCGCTGTCGGGCGTCGTCGGCCGCGCGGACGTGATGGACGCCGCCGCGCCGGGCGGCCTCGGCGGCACGTACGCGGGCAATCCGCTCGCCGTCGCCGCCGCGCATGCGGTGCTCGACGTGATCGACGAAGAAAAGCTCGCCGACCGCGCGACCGTGCTCGGCGACAGGCTGAAGGCGAAGCTCGCCGCCTTGCGCGCCGACGTGCCGCAGATCGTCGACGTGCGCGGGCCGGGCGCGATGGTCGCCGCCGAGTTCGTCGATCCGGACACGCGCGCATCCGACGCCGCGTTCACGAAGCGCGTGCAGGCGCTCGCGCTCGAGCGCGGCCTGCTGCTGCTCATCTGCGGCGTCGACGCGAACGTGATACGTTTCCTGTTTCCGCTCACCATTCCGGATGCCGTGTTCGACGAAGCGCTCGGCATGCTCGAGAGCGTGCTGAAGGAGGCGGTGGGCGTGCCCGCCTGA
- a CDS encoding PLP-dependent aminotransferase family protein, with protein MRVSVLSDWLAQRIVRGGGAQPIYRQLHRLLQQAILTRELPAGARVPSSRLLAAELGIARNTVTQVYEQLALEGYVTSATGRGTFVADSAPDEIVGAPAEPQPRASVPAIDADSGPAAPRALSARGARLVGGAGVSKRQGGAFMPGVPDVSRFPARVWTRLHNKYWRRLRPELLTYAPGGGLALLREALADYLRTSRSVRCAPGQIIVTTGIHQSIDLAVRLLTDPGDVIWTEDPCYWGVRSVMHVSGLTTRPISVDEEGIAPTAADFAAPPKLMLVTPSHQYPLGMVMSLARRRMLLEYARQHGAWIIEDDYDSEFRYGSRPLASLQGLDTAEQVIYVGSFSKTLFPGLRVGYLVVPEPLAERFATASAELYREGQLLQQAVLAEFIAEGHFVSHIRKMRTLYGQRRQTLLDALARRYGDALPAVGGDAGLHLVMRLPDGADDRAVACAALERDIVVRALSGYYADARRASPGLLLGYACVPEDEIARAFDTLSHAIDDVVFGHAAPTAAAVRTRAAATAR; from the coding sequence ATGCGGGTGAGCGTGCTGTCGGACTGGCTGGCGCAGCGGATCGTGCGCGGCGGCGGCGCGCAGCCGATCTATCGGCAACTGCACCGCCTGCTGCAGCAGGCGATCCTGACCCGCGAGCTGCCGGCGGGCGCGCGCGTGCCGTCGTCGCGGCTCCTCGCGGCGGAGCTCGGGATCGCGCGCAACACCGTCACGCAGGTCTACGAGCAGCTCGCGCTCGAAGGCTACGTGACGTCGGCGACCGGGCGCGGCACGTTCGTCGCGGACAGCGCGCCCGACGAGATCGTCGGCGCGCCGGCCGAGCCGCAGCCGCGGGCCTCGGTTCCGGCGATCGACGCCGATTCCGGCCCCGCGGCGCCCCGCGCGCTGTCCGCGCGCGGCGCGCGCCTCGTCGGCGGCGCGGGCGTGTCGAAGCGGCAGGGCGGCGCGTTCATGCCGGGCGTGCCGGACGTGTCGCGCTTCCCGGCGCGCGTGTGGACGCGGCTGCACAACAAGTATTGGCGGCGCTTGCGCCCCGAATTGCTGACCTACGCGCCGGGCGGCGGGCTCGCGCTGCTGCGCGAGGCGCTCGCCGACTATCTGCGCACGTCGCGCTCGGTGCGCTGCGCGCCCGGGCAGATCATCGTGACGACGGGGATCCACCAGTCGATCGATCTCGCGGTGCGCCTGCTGACCGATCCGGGCGACGTGATCTGGACCGAGGACCCGTGCTACTGGGGCGTGCGCAGCGTGATGCACGTGTCGGGCCTGACGACGCGGCCGATTTCCGTCGACGAAGAGGGGATCGCGCCGACCGCCGCCGACTTCGCGGCGCCGCCGAAGCTGATGCTCGTCACGCCGTCGCACCAGTATCCGCTCGGGATGGTGATGAGCCTCGCGCGGCGGCGGATGCTGCTCGAATACGCGCGCCAGCACGGCGCATGGATCATCGAAGACGACTACGACAGCGAATTCCGCTACGGCAGCCGGCCGCTCGCGTCGCTGCAGGGGCTCGACACGGCGGAGCAGGTGATCTACGTCGGCAGCTTCAGCAAGACGCTGTTTCCGGGCTTGCGGGTCGGCTATCTGGTCGTGCCGGAGCCGCTCGCCGAGCGCTTCGCGACCGCGAGCGCCGAGCTGTACCGCGAAGGGCAATTGCTGCAGCAGGCGGTGCTCGCCGAGTTCATCGCCGAAGGGCACTTCGTGTCGCACATCCGCAAGATGCGCACGCTGTACGGGCAGCGCCGGCAGACGCTGCTCGACGCGCTCGCGCGCCGCTACGGCGACGCGTTGCCCGCGGTCGGCGGCGACGCCGGGCTGCATCTCGTGATGCGGCTGCCGGACGGCGCCGACGATCGGGCGGTCGCGTGCGCGGCGCTCGAGCGCGACATCGTGGTGCGCGCGCTGTCCGGGTATTACGCGGATGCGCGGCGCGCGTCGCCGGGGCTGCTGCTGGGATACGCTTGCGTGCCGGAGGACGAGATCGCGCGCGCGTTCGACACGCTGTCGCACGCGATCGACGACGTGGTGTTCGGGCACGCGGCGCCGACGGCGGCCGCGGTTCGGACGAGGGCCGCGGCGACCGCGCGCTGA
- a CDS encoding NAD(P)/FAD-dependent oxidoreductase: MRLPNRTKVLVIGGGPAGATGAAFLAREGIDVMLVDKEVFPRYHIGESLLPSCLEILTLMGARDTFDRHGFQRKPGAYFNWKGETWKLDFGELGGTYHYSYQVRREEFDHLLLQHARAVGAKVHEGVSVREIRFDDGRPCAALCVAQGSDETTVVEFDYLVDASGRNGLMSTRYLDNRKFHEIFRNVAAWGYWEGLAWPDDCAPGSILVSSIPDGWWWAIPLADRPTSVGVVMHRDAFVAAKRSGSLEQVYERAIALSPVMTKLTQHARLVTPLKTEQDYSYTCDSFAGDGYFLSGDAACFLDPLLSTGVHLAMYSGMLAAASLASILRDEVSEREAAAYYRDSYQQAYLRFLVFVQTFYEAHGKLGYYSKADELSHYMIEAGDIRRAFLNLVSGLEDIADVEQATSHLMGEMSRRIDQNLALRKDKGALAAAIGSSEIEDNARFFDAIEGLPCLSQNMALDGLYVSTRPRLGLQRVAAA; encoded by the coding sequence ATGCGTCTTCCGAATCGCACCAAAGTCCTCGTGATCGGCGGCGGTCCGGCCGGGGCAACCGGCGCGGCGTTTCTCGCCCGAGAAGGCATCGATGTCATGCTGGTCGACAAAGAGGTGTTCCCCCGCTATCACATCGGCGAATCGCTGCTGCCGTCGTGCCTCGAAATCCTCACGCTGATGGGCGCGCGCGACACGTTCGACCGTCACGGCTTCCAACGCAAGCCGGGCGCCTACTTCAACTGGAAAGGCGAGACCTGGAAACTCGATTTCGGCGAGCTCGGCGGCACCTATCACTACAGCTACCAAGTGCGTCGCGAGGAATTCGACCACCTGCTCCTGCAGCATGCGCGAGCGGTCGGTGCGAAGGTGCACGAAGGCGTGAGCGTGCGCGAAATCCGGTTCGACGACGGCCGTCCGTGCGCCGCCTTGTGCGTCGCGCAAGGCTCCGACGAGACGACCGTCGTCGAATTCGACTATCTCGTCGACGCGTCGGGACGCAACGGGCTGATGTCGACCCGATACCTGGACAACCGCAAATTCCACGAGATCTTCCGCAATGTCGCGGCCTGGGGCTACTGGGAAGGTCTCGCATGGCCCGACGATTGCGCGCCGGGCTCGATTCTCGTCAGCTCGATTCCGGACGGCTGGTGGTGGGCGATACCGCTCGCCGATCGTCCGACGAGCGTCGGCGTCGTCATGCACCGCGACGCATTCGTCGCGGCGAAGCGGTCCGGCTCGCTCGAGCAGGTCTACGAGCGGGCGATCGCGCTGAGCCCGGTGATGACGAAGCTGACGCAGCACGCGCGCCTCGTCACGCCGCTCAAGACCGAGCAGGACTATTCGTACACCTGCGATTCCTTCGCGGGCGACGGCTACTTCCTGTCCGGCGACGCCGCGTGCTTTCTCGACCCGCTGCTGTCCACGGGCGTTCACCTCGCGATGTACAGCGGGATGCTCGCCGCCGCATCGCTCGCCAGCATCCTGCGCGACGAAGTGTCCGAGCGGGAGGCCGCCGCGTACTATCGCGACAGCTATCAACAGGCCTACCTGCGCTTTCTCGTGTTCGTGCAGACGTTCTACGAAGCGCACGGCAAGCTCGGCTACTACAGCAAGGCCGACGAGCTGAGCCACTACATGATCGAGGCGGGCGACATCCGGCGCGCGTTCCTGAATCTCGTGTCCGGCCTCGAAGACATCGCCGACGTCGAGCAGGCCACGTCGCACCTGATGGGCGAAATGTCCCGCCGCATCGATCAGAATCTCGCGCTTCGCAAGGACAAGGGCGCGCTCGCCGCGGCGATCGGCAGCTCGGAAATCGAGGACAACGCGCGATTCTTCGATGCGATCGAGGGCCTGCCCTGCCTGTCGCAGAACATGGCGCTCGACGGGCTTTACGTGTCGACCCGGCCGCGGCTCGGCCTGCAGCGGGTCGCCGCGGCATAG
- a CDS encoding YfcC family protein produces the protein MLASSTPPAETPQASDMPDTRDTRDTPAHDASPRPGHKPHGKMLHPVVMMIWVLAAAIALTWFVDSGRYARSGKLVVPGTYQVVPKATPLATLVAPVVSKSTPERAMPASLVSAFVAVPNGLVKNAPLIFMVMFVGGMFGVMRRTGVVDAGIDRLLQLTGNDVYLLTPLLMILIGLGSTLLGFISEYLVIIPMVMVIARRLGLSNLFAVALVAIAAKIGYVASVTNPLALAVAQPLVGVPLFSGVALRAAVFVVYLTVGILYLLRHVKKSGYRREPAKALAHAHPAARLSVRHKATLAVFAAAVAMLIVGTRELKWGNVELSAFYAFVAIATAVVGGLDTRSAADAFVDGMKSMMLASLLMGLAASVELLLQNSLVLDTLIHLFTRLANGQSPVWVANGLMAVQMVLDVFIPSVSGKAAVSMPIIGPIAQLSGVSGQTSVLAFVLGGGLTNLVTPTSGMLLAYLATARVDFGAWLRFALPLFGLLLALSCGVLAFAVWIGY, from the coding sequence ATGCTCGCCTCGTCCACGCCTCCCGCCGAAACGCCTCAAGCGTCCGATATGCCCGACACGCGCGACACGCGCGACACGCCCGCGCACGACGCGTCGCCGCGCCCCGGGCACAAGCCGCACGGCAAGATGCTGCATCCGGTCGTGATGATGATCTGGGTGCTCGCGGCGGCGATCGCGCTGACCTGGTTCGTCGATTCCGGCCGCTACGCGCGCAGCGGCAAGCTCGTCGTGCCCGGCACCTATCAGGTCGTGCCGAAGGCGACGCCGCTCGCGACGCTCGTCGCGCCCGTCGTCAGCAAGAGCACGCCGGAGCGCGCGATGCCCGCGAGCCTCGTGTCCGCTTTCGTCGCGGTGCCGAACGGGCTCGTCAAGAACGCGCCGCTCATCTTCATGGTGATGTTCGTCGGCGGGATGTTCGGCGTGATGCGCAGGACGGGCGTCGTCGACGCGGGCATCGACCGGCTGCTGCAGCTCACCGGCAACGACGTCTATCTGCTCACGCCGCTGCTGATGATCCTGATCGGGCTCGGCAGCACGCTGCTCGGCTTCATCTCCGAATATCTCGTGATCATTCCGATGGTGATGGTGATCGCGCGGCGGCTCGGGCTGTCGAACCTGTTCGCGGTCGCGCTCGTCGCGATCGCCGCGAAGATCGGCTACGTCGCGTCCGTCACCAATCCGCTCGCGCTCGCCGTCGCGCAGCCGCTCGTCGGCGTGCCGCTCTTCAGCGGCGTCGCGCTGCGCGCCGCGGTGTTCGTCGTCTATCTGACGGTCGGCATCCTCTATCTGCTGCGCCACGTGAAGAAGAGCGGCTACCGGCGCGAGCCCGCGAAGGCGCTCGCGCACGCGCATCCGGCCGCGCGGCTGTCGGTGCGCCACAAGGCGACGCTCGCGGTCTTCGCGGCGGCGGTCGCGATGCTCATCGTCGGCACGCGCGAGCTGAAGTGGGGCAACGTCGAGCTGTCGGCGTTCTACGCGTTCGTCGCGATCGCAACCGCCGTGGTGGGCGGGCTCGACACGCGCAGCGCCGCCGACGCGTTCGTCGACGGAATGAAGAGCATGATGCTCGCGTCGCTGCTGATGGGGCTCGCCGCATCGGTCGAGCTGCTGCTGCAGAACAGCCTCGTGCTCGACACGCTGATCCATCTGTTCACGCGGCTCGCGAACGGCCAGTCGCCGGTGTGGGTTGCAAACGGCCTGATGGCCGTGCAGATGGTGCTCGACGTGTTCATTCCGTCGGTATCGGGCAAGGCGGCCGTCAGCATGCCGATCATCGGGCCGATCGCGCAGCTCTCGGGCGTGAGCGGCCAGACGTCGGTGCTCGCGTTCGTGCTGGGCGGCGGGCTCACGAACCTCGTCACGCCGACGTCCGGGATGCTGCTCGCTTATCTCGCGACCGCGCGCGTCGATTTCGGCGCGTGGCTGCGCTTCGCGCTGCCGCTCTTCGGCTTGCTGCTCGCGCTGTCGTGCGGCGTGCTCGCGTTCGCCGTGTGGATCGGCTACTGA
- a CDS encoding IclR family transcriptional regulator, whose translation MNYIVDAVDSALKLLSYVAEHPHLGVTELASKLGINKSRTYRMLCTLELHRFVVQDERTSTYALGPQAFVIGVAASQQNALVRAAQRHMLALSQAINETVVLRVREGLETVCVARCETTHEIRTIGSVGNRRPISLGASGKVLLAFAPDAVRDEFFIRVRKTAQGDPLRLVEELDAIARKGYAVSVGEVTAGAVAIAVPVRDLTGAAVASVSVTGPEMRVSRAEIPDYLERLQACSHAISAELGYVPARAALQPA comes from the coding sequence ATGAACTACATCGTCGACGCGGTCGACAGCGCGCTGAAGCTGCTGAGCTACGTGGCCGAGCATCCGCATCTCGGCGTGACCGAGCTCGCGTCGAAGCTCGGCATCAACAAGTCGCGCACGTACCGGATGCTGTGCACGCTCGAGCTGCATCGCTTCGTCGTGCAGGACGAGCGCACGTCGACCTACGCACTCGGGCCGCAGGCGTTCGTGATCGGCGTCGCGGCGTCGCAGCAGAACGCGCTCGTGCGCGCCGCGCAGCGGCACATGCTCGCGCTCAGCCAGGCGATCAACGAGACCGTCGTGCTGCGCGTGCGCGAAGGGCTCGAGACGGTCTGCGTCGCGCGTTGCGAGACGACGCACGAGATCCGCACGATCGGCTCGGTCGGCAACCGGCGGCCGATCAGCCTCGGCGCGTCCGGCAAAGTGCTGCTCGCGTTCGCGCCCGACGCGGTGCGCGACGAATTTTTCATACGCGTGCGCAAGACCGCGCAGGGCGATCCGCTCAGGCTCGTCGAGGAGCTCGACGCGATCGCGCGCAAGGGCTATGCGGTGAGCGTCGGCGAAGTGACGGCGGGCGCCGTCGCGATCGCGGTGCCGGTGCGCGACCTGACGGGCGCGGCGGTCGCCTCCGTCAGCGTGACGGGGCCGGAGATGCGGGTGAGCCGCGCCGAGATCCCCGACTATCTCGAACGGCTGCAGGCCTGCAGCCACGCAATCTCGGCCGAACTCGGCTACGTCCCCGCGCGCGCCGCGCTGCAACCCGCATGA